One part of the Coffea eugenioides isolate CCC68of unplaced genomic scaffold, Ceug_1.0 ScVebR1_2531;HRSCAF=3577, whole genome shotgun sequence genome encodes these proteins:
- the LOC113756905 gene encoding uncharacterized protein LOC113756905, giving the protein MTGCSFAEIVNKLEEYDEFMRAGKIVNVSALKSQLEAMRNQNSSSKKSQFKKKDEEASFVWNQGSSSRPRYQQNSAYSPHYLYQPRPRPVYNTTINHPRPRPNYPNTPPTPFHISPPNFQIRPRPPFNPRPIPPSNPNYHYQQASDTQNPTPYRTFTNLGRPVDQLYEQLKAAGKIGTIPPKTYSKGFPIGYDPQSFCAYHSGAPGHSTANCWALIHKIQDMIESGDIVLRRRDEQGPNVSKNPLPTHKDTVGVITSNEGIEEPTQFIIDEAGTVRVIEEPFILEEEAPEIKKNTGPFILEMVPFECEPSELVVLELPEQPPIINLQEVPWNYSEPTLLIGGEKVPRKEVDAITRSGRIIGEPAVDEPSKAKENAVPTRPIVTDEEAFNFLKMLKKSEYKVVEQLDKLPAQISILNLLLTSELHREALLKVLTEAQVPKNISVDKFTHVVEHVLASNQISFSDEDLTSDGIGHNKALYISVRCNGKLLPRVLIDNGSALNICPWNTLVKLGFQEAKLRPSAIVVRGFDGAKRESMGEVDLVLKIGLAQFQVMCQVMDFSSVYNVLLGRPWIHTSGAIPSSLHQMLRFVVNGQLITIFAEEDCTMIINPTSEDDGDRKTLVSPHHVADIVSVGKASKDKAAVEVNLPEASVMMAKELIRGGYEIGKGLATYKGFWSQ; this is encoded by the coding sequence ATGACTGGTTGTTCCTTTGCAGAGATTGTCAATAAGTTGGAAGAGtatgatgagtttatgagaGCAGGCAAGATTGTTAATGTTTCAGCTTTGAAGTCGCAGTTGGAAGCTATGCGAAACCAAAACAGCAGCAGTAAAAAGTCTCAGTTTAAGAAGAAAGACGAGGAAGCTTCCTTTGTTTGGAACCAAGGTTCTTCTTCCCGGCCTAGATACCAACAAAATTCCGCCTACTCACCCCATTACTTATACCAACCGCGTCCCCGACCTGTTTACAATACCACAATCAACCACCCCCGtcctcgaccaaattacccaaacACACCGCCAACGCCATTTCACATTTCCCCACCAAACTTCCAAATTAGACCGCGCCCTCCTTTCAACCCAAGACCTATTCCACCCTCCAACCCAAATTACCACTATCAACAAGCCAGTGACACCCAAAATCCAACCCCATACCGAACCTTCACCAATCTAGGTCGGCCCGttgaccaattgtatgagcaattgaaagCTGCTGGGAAAATTGGCACTATACCTCCTAAAACCTATTCCAAAGGATTTCCTATTGGTTATGATCCCCAATCATTTTGTGCCTACCATTCAGGAGCTCCTGGACATTCAACTGCTAATTGTTGGGCGCTTATacataaaattcaagacatgatCGAATCCGGAGACATAGTCCTGAGGAGGAGGGACGAACAAGGTCCAAATGTTAGCAAAAATCCTCTTCCTACACACAAGGACACCGTAGGAGTTATTACTAGTAATGAAGGGATTGAGGAACCTACACAATTTATTATAGATGAAGCTGGGACAGTAAGGGTCATTGAAGAACCGTTCATATTGGAGGAAGAAGCTCCTGAAATCAAGAAAAATACGGGTCCGTTTATTCTGGAAATGGTGCCTTTCGAATGTGAGCCTTCGGAGCTTGTGGTACTTGAATTGCCTGAGCAACCTCCTATTATTAATCTACAAGAGGTCCCGTGGAATTATAGCGAGCCCACGCTATTAATTGGAGGAGAAAAGGTGCCCAGAAAGGAAGTGGACGCCATTACTAGATCTGGAAGAATCATAGGGGAACCCGCAGTTGATGAGCCCTCAAAAGCGAAAGAAAATGCTGTTCCGACAAGACCAATTGTGACTGATGAAGAGGCCTTCAATTTCCTTAAGATGCTGAAGAAAAGTGAGTATAAGGTGGTCGAGCAATTGGATAAGTTGCCCGCTCAAATTTCTATATTGAATTTGCTTCTAACCTCGGAACTTCATCGAGAAGCTTTACTCAAGGTCCTAACTGAGGCTCAAGTGCCTAAGAATATTTCTGTGGATAAATTCACTCATGTAGTAGAACATGTTTTGGCTTcaaatcaaatttctttttctgatGAAGATTTGACTTCGGATGGGATTGGGCACAATAAAGCATTATATATCTCAGTCCGTTGTAATGGGAAGTTATTGCCAAGGGTCTTGATAGACAATGGGTCTGCTCTTAATATTTGTCCTTGGAACACTTTGGTTAAGTTGGGATTTCAGGAAGCTAAACTTCGGCCATCTGCCATTGTGGTGAGAGGATTTGATGGCGCGAAAAGGGAATCAATGGGGGAAGTGGATTTGGTGCTGAAAATCGGACTTGCCCAGTTTCAAGTTATGTGCCAAGTCATGGACTTCTCAAGTGTTTATAATGTTCTTCTCGGACGGCCTTGGATTCATACTTCAGGCGCTATACCTTCTTCACTCCATCAAATGTTGAGATTTGTGGTGAATGGCCAGTTGATTACGATATTTGCTGAGGAAGATTGCACTATGATCATCAATCCTACATCGGAAGATGATGGCGATAGAAAAACTCTGGTTTCCCCTCACCATGTAGCTGACATTGTTTCGGTGGGTAAGGCATCCAAGGACAAGGCGGCAGTGGAAGTGAATTTACCCGAAGCCAGTGTTATGATGGCCAAGGAGCTGATTCGAGGAGGTTATGAAATAGGCAAGGGTCTTGCAACCTACAAGGGGTTTTGGAGCCAATAG